Proteins found in one Chloroflexota bacterium genomic segment:
- a CDS encoding PucR family transcriptional regulator ligand-binding domain-containing protein encodes MFITISEALQLTSLQQAEVVAGWSRLDNKIAWVHCSDLPDVGQWLRGGELVISTGLTILSKDTARSLVQSVSEAGGAGLLIARDPCLTPEVIDELIASAIRYSLPLLLIPKEVRFVDITEEISKAIIQREYEESKRSKYIYRRFVEAMLGGKGLSAILRMLGLALKCPVLALDKEFNLLAEYSENIPVDRIWADVLRQQRFSTDLLASLDEAGLLSKIRKSRSIAEIGRYPSAEDIAHTAKPILLKGEVYGFLLLGQSYDKLSNQDLVLVEEAANVITIELIKEREIHEIDSRLSNQLFDDVLSGSYVSAESIKRRASFLGYDFSQPYQILTIQIDEIEKLRTDHRDKGEAFVSHIKRRFFDAVKETLATARAAVMLTHRDDYIVIFYSLSQGDSGSAHTLAEQIRQNATPTLGNTGVSIGLSNRHTGVAEIQTAYREAEQTLQVGRMVWDTSTIIEYEQLGIYQLFLHRDGREEIDRYWDRYIAKIEEVDRKHNSDLIRTLEELFRRNGNRSRTARALYIHRNTLDQRLAKIEKICGLDLENADDRLKLQLGLWLKPLRTLR; translated from the coding sequence ATGTTCATTACAATCAGTGAAGCCCTGCAACTAACTTCTCTACAGCAGGCTGAGGTCGTCGCTGGCTGGTCCCGACTTGATAACAAAATAGCGTGGGTACACTGTTCAGACCTTCCTGATGTTGGGCAATGGCTGCGGGGTGGGGAGCTGGTCATCAGCACAGGATTGACTATACTCTCCAAAGATACGGCCAGGTCGCTTGTGCAAAGTGTCTCCGAGGCTGGCGGCGCTGGTTTGTTAATCGCCCGCGATCCTTGCCTCACCCCAGAGGTCATTGATGAGTTAATCGCCTCCGCCATTCGCTATTCCCTGCCTCTCTTGTTGATCCCAAAAGAGGTTCGTTTCGTTGATATCACGGAGGAGATCTCCAAGGCGATCATCCAGAGGGAATACGAGGAATCAAAACGCTCTAAGTATATTTATCGGCGCTTTGTAGAGGCTATGTTAGGTGGCAAGGGACTATCGGCCATCCTCCGCATGTTGGGGCTGGCCTTAAAGTGTCCGGTGCTGGCTCTGGACAAAGAGTTCAATCTCTTGGCCGAGTATTCTGAGAACATACCTGTAGATAGGATTTGGGCTGATGTTCTAAGGCAACAGAGGTTCTCCACCGACCTTCTTGCCAGCCTAGATGAGGCTGGACTTCTGAGCAAGATTCGTAAGAGTCGCAGTATCGCTGAGATAGGCCGCTATCCTTCTGCCGAAGACATCGCCCATACCGCCAAACCGATCCTACTCAAAGGAGAGGTTTATGGCTTTCTTCTTTTGGGACAGAGCTATGACAAGCTAAGCAACCAAGATCTAGTTCTGGTCGAAGAGGCTGCCAATGTTATTACCATAGAGTTGATTAAGGAGAGAGAAATCCACGAGATCGATAGTAGACTCAGCAACCAGCTCTTTGACGATGTTCTCAGTGGCAGCTATGTCTCAGCAGAGAGCATCAAGCGGAGAGCAAGTTTCCTCGGCTATGATTTCTCCCAACCCTATCAGATATTGACCATACAGATCGATGAGATTGAGAAGCTCCGTACCGATCATAGGGATAAAGGTGAGGCCTTCGTTAGTCATATTAAACGACGCTTCTTCGATGCGGTGAAAGAAACCCTGGCCACAGCCAGAGCAGCGGTGATGCTCACGCACCGTGATGACTACATTGTTATTTTTTATTCGCTGAGCCAAGGTGATAGCGGCTCAGCCCATACCTTGGCCGAACAGATCAGGCAAAACGCGACGCCAACCCTTGGGAATACCGGAGTATCGATCGGCCTCAGCAACCGACATACCGGTGTTGCTGAGATACAGACAGCCTATCGTGAGGCGGAGCAGACCTTACAGGTGGGTAGAATGGTCTGGGATACCAGTACAATCATCGAATACGAGCAGTTGGGCATCTATCAACTTTTTCTGCATAGGGATGGGAGGGAAGAGATCGACCGTTATTGGGATCGCTACATCGCTAAGATTGAAGAAGTTGACCGCAAACATAACAGCGATCTAATTCGAACGCTGGAAGAGCTCTTTCGCAGGAATGGCAACCGCAGCCGGACAGCCAGGGCGCTTTACATCCATAGGAATACCCTAGACCAGCGCCTAGCCAAGATAGAGAAGATATGCGGGCTAGATCTAGAGAACGCCGATGATAGGCTGAAGTTGCAACTGGGGCTCTGGCTTAAGCCATTGCGCACCCTACGCTAA
- a CDS encoding 3-oxoacyl-ACP reductase FabG: MNLSGKVAIVTGVSSSRGIGRAAALALATAGADMVVIAGHNIEGAREVAREIETLGRRSLALRVDVTDGRQIVHAVEETLAHFGRIDILVNNAGATQKVGLLEMTEDDWGHIIAVNLKGTFLFTKAVLPVMIKQRSGRIISISSISAKRGGGYYGGAHYCAAKAGVLGFAKAVAREMAPYGITSNVICPGTIDTDFMGGPLLPERKEAILRDLPLGRLGRPEDIANAILFLASDEAEWITGEVMDVNGGAHID; this comes from the coding sequence ATGAATCTAAGTGGCAAAGTGGCCATAGTAACAGGGGTATCCTCCTCAAGGGGAATAGGCCGCGCTGCTGCCCTGGCCCTGGCCACTGCCGGGGCCGATATGGTAGTCATCGCTGGACATAATATCGAGGGAGCCAGAGAGGTGGCCAGGGAGATTGAAACCTTGGGACGCCGCTCCCTGGCCCTTCGGGTTGATGTTACTGATGGGAGGCAGATTGTCCATGCTGTGGAAGAGACACTGGCTCACTTCGGGCGCATTGATATCCTCGTCAATAATGCCGGGGCGACCCAAAAGGTCGGCCTTCTGGAAATGACTGAGGACGATTGGGGACACATAATCGCCGTTAATCTCAAAGGCACCTTCCTTTTCACAAAAGCTGTGTTACCCGTGATGATCAAACAGCGAAGCGGTCGAATCATCAGCATCTCCTCCATATCGGCCAAAAGGGGAGGAGGATACTATGGCGGTGCCCACTACTGTGCGGCCAAGGCTGGGGTACTTGGTTTCGCCAAGGCTGTGGCCAGGGAGATGGCCCCCTATGGCATAACGAGCAACGTCATCTGCCCCGGCACTATAGATACCGACTTCATGGGGGGACCGCTGTTGCCGGAGAGAAAAGAGGCTATCCTGCGCGATTTACCCTTGGGACGACTCGGCCGACCAGAGGATATTGCTAACGCCATCCTTTTCCTCGCTTCAGATGAGGCCGAATGGATCACTGGCGAGGTTATGGATGTCAATGGGGGAGCTCACATTGACTGA